CGCTGTCGACGCTGATGCTGCGCGCCCAACTGATCCGCGAGGCGATGCGCCCACCGGCGACCCAGTGCCCGTGGGCTTCGGCTTGCTGGGCGATCTGCTGACCGAGGTTCAGCGCTTCGCCGAGATCGACGCCGTTGATCCCGGCCGAGACCACCGCCGCCACCGCAGCCGCACTGGAAATTCCCAACGTGGTGTTGTGGGTCACCTGACACGCCTGCACCACTGACGCGACGAAGCGCTCGGGATTGGCCACGTTCGCGGCGATCCCCACCGGGGTGATGCGCATCGCCGCGCCGTTCGTAGTGCCGTAGCGCCCGGCTTCTTCAGGGGAATGCCCGGCAAGGATCATTTCGATGGCGCGTTTGGTCGACGGGCCGAGCAAGTCCTGCGAGCCTTTGGCCTGCATCTCGGCTTCCCATTCGATCAAGCGCTGGGCGAGGACCGCCGGCTCGATACGGCCGTGACCCTCGACCAATAGCTCGCCGACCAGGATCGCCTGCTCGGTGTCATCGGTGATCGAGCCTTTGGGCATGTTCGCGGCGATCGGTTGCAAGGGACCTGCGTCCTGCAGATCAGTGATCTCGCCAAAACGTGCCTTGATCGTTTCGCGATCGAGCGACTGCGTCGGCATGCCCAGCGCATCGCCCAGGGCCAGACCGTAGAAAGCGCCAAGCGCACGGTTGAGCGCGGTCATTTCGATTCTCCGAATTGCAGGTGCAGACGAAAGTGCACCGGGTCGAGCAGGCTTTCGACCTGTTCCATGAAACGGTTCTGCCGGTCGTAGGTGGTGCGCAGGGCTTTGAGAAACACCGTGCCAGCCGGGCGCCCAAGCAGTTCGGCGTCTTCGGCATTCAGCGGCTCGGCGCCGATCCACTGATCGCCGCGCTCGCCGATGTAGCCGTAGGCGGCCAGGGTGATGGTCAGGGAATTGTCGATCAGACCGACGCGGGGCAGGCTTTCCAGGCCGCCGTTGGCCGGCATCAATGCACGTTCCAGAGACACCAGCGTACCGTCGGTGGCGCGCCGACGACGGTCGAGGGTGATGAATTGATCGGTGCCGAAACGCACCAGCAGATCCGGGCGAGTCACGGCTTCGAGGCGCAACACTTCGGTATTGATCAGCGCCCCGCTGTCGGCCAGCGCCTGCGCCCAGCCGCTGCGCTGATCCAGCGCAACCCCGTCAAAGGTGACGATGGAGCCGACCCCGCTCTGCGTGGCGATGTACTTGCGCCGCTTCAGTTCGGCCAGCGCCTCACGCAAGGTGCCACGGCTGACCTGGAATTCTTGAGCCAACTGATGTTCGCCGGGCAACAGAAAGCCGTCCTCCATGAGACCGCTTTCGATGCGCCGGACGAGCTCGTCGACCACCCGTTGTTTCTTGTCGAATCGTACCTGTCTAATCATGTACAAATTGATAACCGAAACGCGGCGCGGCGGGCAAGCGATATTTGTGGGAAGTGACCGATGGAGAAAGGTTTATGCGATCCCTGTAGGAGTGAGCCTGCTCGCGATGACGTCAGCACATCCAGCTGCAATGTGGCTCAAAGGACGCTATCGCGAGCAGGCTCACTCCTACAGGGGTGAGGGGGTGTCAGCGTTGTTTCAGGCGGTCAATGACCACGGCCAGCAACAGAATCGAACCCCGAATCACATACTGATAAAACGTATCGATGTTCTTCAAGTTCATCGCGTTCTCGATGATCGCCAGAATCAACACCCCGGCAATCACATGGCGGATCATGCCGATACCGCCGCTAAGGGAAACACCGCCCAGTACGCAAGCCGAGATCACCGTCAGTTCAAAACCCTGGCCAATCATCGGCTGCCCGGAGGTCATCCGCGACGCCAGAATCACACCTGCCAGCGCGCCGATCACACCGTGCACAGCGAAGATGATGATCTTGGTGCGGTCGACGTTGACGCCCGCCAGCAGCGCCGCTTCCTGGTTGCCACCGATGGCCATGGTGTTGCGCCCATAAGTGGTGTAGTTCAGCAGCCAGCCGAAAAACAGGAAGCAGACGATGGTGATCAGGATCGGCACCGGCACGCCGAACAGCTGGCCATTGCCGAAGACGAAGAAGGATTCCTGCGAAACGCCGACCGCTTTGCCGTTGGCGAAGATATAGGCCAGACCGCGAACGATCTGCATGGTCGCCAGGGTCGTGATCAACGCGTTGACGCGCAACTTGGCAATCACGATGCCGTTGATCAGCCCGACGATCAGGCCCATCACCAG
This genomic interval from Pseudomonas koreensis contains the following:
- a CDS encoding ADP-ribosylglycohydrolase family protein, translated to MTALNRALGAFYGLALGDALGMPTQSLDRETIKARFGEITDLQDAGPLQPIAANMPKGSITDDTEQAILVGELLVEGHGRIEPAVLAQRLIEWEAEMQAKGSQDLLGPSTKRAIEMILAGHSPEEAGRYGTTNGAAMRITPVGIAANVANPERFVASVVQACQVTHNTTLGISSAAAVAAVVSAGINGVDLGEALNLGQQIAQQAEAHGHWVAGGRIASRISWARSISVDSDKALLADLLYDVIGTSVASQESVVVSFALAQQVAIGEMTAFEALCMAASLGGDTDTIAAILGAMLGACLGLECWPEQMIETVKAVNQLELEPLVQGLLALR
- a CDS encoding GntR family transcriptional regulator; the encoded protein is MIRQVRFDKKQRVVDELVRRIESGLMEDGFLLPGEHQLAQEFQVSRGTLREALAELKRRKYIATQSGVGSIVTFDGVALDQRSGWAQALADSGALINTEVLRLEAVTRPDLLVRFGTDQFITLDRRRRATDGTLVSLERALMPANGGLESLPRVGLIDNSLTITLAAYGYIGERGDQWIGAEPLNAEDAELLGRPAGTVFLKALRTTYDRQNRFMEQVESLLDPVHFRLHLQFGESK
- the araH gene encoding L-arabinose ABC transporter permease AraH codes for the protein MTTQNETLPNERKPLDLRRFLDDWVMLLAAIGIFVACTLLIDNFLSPLNMRGLGLAISTTGIAACTMLYCLASGHFDLSVGSVIACAGVVAAVVMRDTNSVFLGVSAALVMGLIVGLINGIVIAKLRVNALITTLATMQIVRGLAYIFANGKAVGVSQESFFVFGNGQLFGVPVPILITIVCFLFFGWLLNYTTYGRNTMAIGGNQEAALLAGVNVDRTKIIIFAVHGVIGALAGVILASRMTSGQPMIGQGFELTVISACVLGGVSLSGGIGMIRHVIAGVLILAIIENAMNLKNIDTFYQYVIRGSILLLAVVIDRLKQR